Proteins co-encoded in one Acidobacteriota bacterium genomic window:
- a CDS encoding pirin family protein has product MKTDFSNSQPEHLLPALETLIVTQVRDLVDGFKVRRVLPTAKRRMVGPFTFLDQMGPEVFHPGQGLDVGVHPHIGLATVTYLFAGELLHRDSLGTVQPIRPGEVNWMTAGKGIAHSERTPAELRQTGADLFGVQAWVALPTQYEEMTPEFCHYAGNELPILEGEGKYVRLISGMLYGSRSPVRTFSEMFYADATLEPGAELLVPADYKERAAYIVEGSVTLPPDGTRFEAGQLLVFKPGTDILLRGSELGSTRMMLLGGEPMDGPRYIWWNFVSSSKDLIEQAKADWKAGKFAPVPGESEIIPLPHY; this is encoded by the coding sequence ATGAAAACTGATTTTTCCAACAGCCAGCCTGAACACTTGCTGCCGGCGCTGGAGACTTTAATCGTGACACAGGTTCGGGACCTGGTTGACGGTTTCAAAGTGCGGCGTGTCTTGCCGACGGCAAAACGTCGGATGGTTGGTCCCTTCACTTTTTTGGACCAGATGGGGCCCGAGGTTTTTCATCCTGGTCAAGGACTGGACGTCGGCGTTCACCCACATATTGGACTGGCCACCGTGACCTATCTCTTTGCTGGTGAGTTACTTCACCGCGATAGCCTTGGCACCGTCCAGCCAATTCGGCCTGGTGAAGTCAACTGGATGACCGCCGGGAAAGGAATTGCCCATTCTGAGCGCACACCGGCAGAGCTTCGGCAAACAGGCGCTGACCTGTTTGGGGTCCAGGCGTGGGTGGCGCTTCCGACCCAATATGAAGAAATGACGCCCGAGTTTTGCCACTACGCAGGCAATGAATTGCCAATCCTGGAGGGTGAAGGGAAATATGTGCGTTTGATCAGCGGGATGCTGTATGGCAGTCGTTCACCAGTTCGGACATTTTCAGAAATGTTTTATGCCGACGCGACACTTGAACCCGGTGCCGAGCTTCTGGTTCCGGCTGACTATAAAGAGCGGGCGGCTTATATTGTCGAAGGTTCAGTCACCCTCCCACCAGACGGCACGCGGTTTGAGGCTGGACAACTGCTGGTCTTCAAGCCGGGCACAGACATACTGCTTCGAGGTTCTGAATTGGGTTCGACTCGAATGATGCTGCTCGGTGGTGAGCCAATGGATGGTCCACGCTATATCTGGTGGAATTTTGTCTCAAGCTCAAAAGATTTGATTGAGCAGGCCAAAGCTGACTGGAAGGCCGGAAAATTTGCACCCGTGCCCGGAGAATCAGAAATCATTCCGTTGCCACATTATTAG
- a CDS encoding histidine kinase has translation MKYLWHLMAAVIVAISLLSLTSLAAVSTVDLISGEAEPASKLIFRKSTDIVSSGRPAFKYYTDRQGLPQNAVSSIVMDRRGYLWIGTKDGAAYYNGRIWRTVNLPNRTKSNFVWTIRNAADGGMWFGTSGAGVLHLKDDQWTVYDQTTGLADDIIHGMIETRSETGDAIELWVATNAGVGCLSRGRWRMYNAQSGFPAQEARCLAVTENASHQRIIWVGTEGSGFWKFEAGQWSQVPLPPGRKPWVRCLLATTWEGTPALWVGTIEGLFLYQSGRWLPVELTDGASNTYILSLLETTSPSGNRILWIGNYFGLIRLEQGEWATYTIAKGGKIGTWSLFETNAEQGGNTLWIGTAGAGLVRWKQGTWTSFDQSSGLVGNSTYSIFESQNVDKKPTFWIGTTQDDYGCYLSQFREGTWGQPKILPLDGGFGRTFLETTMKDGTSSLWMGTNLNLAQYHNGVWKKVTSGYVNALFTEAQPSGEPRLLVGLGRGLCQLVGTELVQIRMTPADPQPAVTAFTTTRRPDGTHTLWVGTTQGLFRYEDNRWVQIGTESGLAGNQVLSLLATVEADGLQWLWVGTSNGMSWKNVSQPGDQWKTLSEASSPALPNNTVYRINRDHSGRFYLSTNKGVVRLKPKGLPTGLGAFDWYTFTIEDGLPSNECNTGASLMDSKGRVWVGTIAGAAVFDPLLERSQVQPDPLLIEQALVRKSNQSTDQNTQKQITREDFEALDVSQPHIELPYNRNHLVFEFALLSFFREADTRFQTQLLGLDAGPSEWTSDFRKEYTTLPGGSYVFRVWGKNASGQIAGPVEVHFRIHAAPWRTWWAYGGYTLMLGCFGWAGYRFRVRQLLAREQELSRQVAEQTTSLIEEKERTIRALAKIQILNDQLAEANAQLQDVNQQERERALRAISAAHQAQLLMLRYQINPHFLFNVLTTIWGLVDEDPARTRQMVAGLSKFLRYSLNTANSTRVALVEELNSIRNYLEIQKIRFEDQIEMTYRIDPAAEPINVPPFLLQPLVENAIKYGMQTSPLPLKVHISARYRGTRLQVRVLNSGRWVEQHEHDMRAGSTDIGLNNIRQRLHTAFPGKAELRVFHQAGWVWIRIRIEVE, from the coding sequence ATGAAGTACCTCTGGCACCTGATGGCGGCAGTGATTGTGGCAATCAGCCTGTTATCGTTGACCAGTTTGGCGGCTGTATCTACGGTTGATCTGATTTCTGGTGAAGCTGAGCCCGCTTCAAAACTCATCTTTCGCAAATCCACAGATATTGTCAGTTCCGGGCGTCCAGCTTTCAAATATTACACCGACCGCCAGGGATTGCCCCAGAATGCGGTCAGTTCGATTGTGATGGATCGTCGTGGATACCTCTGGATTGGTACCAAAGACGGTGCCGCGTATTACAATGGGCGCATCTGGCGAACGGTCAATCTGCCCAACCGGACCAAATCCAACTTTGTGTGGACCATTCGCAATGCCGCAGATGGTGGAATGTGGTTTGGGACAAGCGGTGCCGGGGTGCTCCATCTCAAAGATGACCAGTGGACCGTCTATGATCAGACGACAGGGCTGGCCGATGACATCATTCATGGCATGATCGAGACCCGTTCCGAAACCGGTGACGCCATCGAACTCTGGGTTGCCACCAATGCCGGAGTCGGCTGCCTGAGTCGTGGCCGATGGCGGATGTACAATGCCCAGTCCGGGTTTCCAGCTCAGGAGGCCCGATGTCTGGCGGTAACGGAAAATGCCAGCCACCAGCGAATCATTTGGGTCGGAACAGAAGGCTCCGGGTTCTGGAAATTTGAAGCCGGTCAGTGGTCACAGGTGCCATTGCCTCCAGGTCGGAAACCCTGGGTTCGCTGCCTGCTGGCTACGACCTGGGAAGGGACACCGGCACTGTGGGTTGGGACGATTGAAGGGCTTTTCCTCTATCAGTCTGGCCGATGGCTTCCGGTCGAACTCACCGATGGCGCCTCAAATACCTACATTCTGTCGCTCCTGGAAACCACTTCACCATCTGGAAACCGCATTCTGTGGATTGGAAATTACTTTGGTCTCATTCGGCTGGAGCAGGGCGAATGGGCAACCTATACCATTGCGAAAGGCGGAAAGATCGGCACCTGGAGTTTGTTTGAAACCAATGCTGAACAAGGTGGAAATACCCTCTGGATTGGCACCGCCGGTGCTGGACTCGTCCGCTGGAAGCAGGGCACCTGGACGAGTTTTGATCAATCCTCTGGACTGGTTGGAAATTCGACCTACAGCATTTTCGAGTCCCAAAATGTAGATAAAAAGCCGACGTTTTGGATTGGGACGACTCAGGACGACTATGGGTGTTACCTGTCACAATTCCGGGAAGGAACCTGGGGCCAGCCCAAAATCCTGCCGCTGGATGGCGGATTTGGTCGCACCTTTCTTGAAACCACAATGAAGGATGGGACTTCATCCTTGTGGATGGGGACAAATCTGAACCTGGCACAATATCACAATGGCGTCTGGAAGAAAGTTACCTCCGGGTATGTCAATGCTTTGTTTACTGAAGCACAACCCTCAGGGGAACCGAGACTTCTGGTTGGATTAGGGCGGGGGTTGTGCCAGCTTGTGGGTACCGAACTGGTTCAAATTCGAATGACACCGGCTGATCCCCAACCAGCCGTCACTGCGTTTACAACCACTCGCCGGCCAGATGGAACCCATACTTTATGGGTTGGCACCACCCAGGGATTGTTTAGATATGAAGATAACCGCTGGGTTCAAATTGGGACCGAATCAGGGCTGGCTGGAAATCAGGTGTTGAGCCTGCTGGCCACAGTTGAGGCTGATGGATTACAGTGGCTCTGGGTCGGCACCAGCAATGGCATGTCGTGGAAAAATGTGTCACAGCCTGGCGACCAGTGGAAAACACTGTCAGAAGCATCCAGTCCGGCATTGCCCAACAACACCGTGTATCGTATCAACCGGGATCACTCCGGGCGGTTCTATCTTTCAACCAACAAAGGTGTTGTTCGACTCAAACCCAAGGGGCTCCCGACAGGTCTCGGCGCATTTGACTGGTATACCTTCACGATTGAAGACGGCCTGCCAAGCAACGAATGCAACACCGGTGCTTCGCTGATGGACTCAAAAGGGCGGGTATGGGTAGGGACGATTGCCGGCGCCGCAGTTTTTGATCCCCTCCTGGAAAGGTCGCAGGTTCAACCAGATCCATTGTTGATTGAACAGGCGCTGGTTCGGAAAAGTAACCAATCAACGGATCAAAATACCCAAAAGCAAATTACCAGGGAAGATTTCGAAGCCCTGGATGTATCACAACCACACATTGAGTTGCCCTATAACCGCAATCATCTCGTGTTTGAATTTGCCTTGCTCAGTTTCTTCCGCGAAGCCGATACCCGCTTTCAAACACAACTCCTGGGCCTTGATGCCGGGCCTTCGGAATGGACATCTGATTTTAGAAAGGAATATACAACGCTGCCAGGTGGGAGTTATGTGTTTCGAGTGTGGGGGAAAAATGCGTCAGGTCAAATTGCTGGACCAGTTGAAGTTCATTTTCGCATTCACGCGGCGCCCTGGCGAACATGGTGGGCCTATGGCGGATATACCCTGATGCTCGGCTGTTTCGGTTGGGCTGGCTATCGGTTCCGAGTCCGGCAACTCCTGGCTCGCGAGCAGGAATTAAGCCGCCAGGTTGCCGAGCAAACCACCAGCCTGATTGAAGAGAAGGAACGCACCATTCGGGCGCTGGCAAAAATCCAGATCCTCAATGACCAACTGGCCGAAGCCAACGCCCAGCTCCAGGATGTCAACCAGCAGGAGCGTGAACGGGCATTGCGCGCTATTTCAGCCGCGCATCAGGCCCAGCTCCTGATGCTCAGATATCAGATCAACCCGCACTTTCTGTTTAATGTGCTGACGACGATTTGGGGACTGGTGGACGAAGATCCGGCGCGAACCCGCCAGATGGTGGCTGGTTTATCGAAATTTTTGCGCTACTCGTTAAACACCGCCAACTCAACCAGGGTTGCCCTGGTCGAAGAACTCAACTCAATCCGCAATTATCTGGAAATCCAGAAGATCCGCTTTGAAGACCAGATTGAAATGACCTATCGGATTGATCCAGCGGCAGAACCGATCAATGTGCCGCCATTTCTCTTGCAGCCGCTGGTGGAAAATGCGATCAAGTATGGCATGCAAACCAGTCCGTTACCGCTCAAGGTGCATATTTCGGCCCGGTATCGCGGCACCCGGTTGCAAGTGCGGGTATTAAACTCAGGGCGCTGGGTTGAACAACATGAACACGACATGCGAGCCGGTTCCACCGATATTGGGTTGAATAATATCCGCCAGCGACTGCACACTGCCTTTCCAGGAAAAGCTGAGTTGCGGGTTTTTCATCAGGCTGGATGGGTATGGATTCGGATTCGGATTGAGGTTGAATAG
- a CDS encoding response regulator: protein MSTQEITAVIVDDERMARKMLRTLLAEHPHVQVVGEASNITQAIEVIRETSPEVVFLDIQMPGASGFELLNQIEVTFKVIFVTAFDNFALRAFEVNALHYLLKPVEPEALAQAIHRLTPQFVAESVVPESVETRLQADDPILLTSGERQHLVKISAIKVIHAEREYSNVVTRDGQRFLMRKSMSDWEAKLSDVGFVRIHRSVIINPDFIDRLEKDEAGNYQAFLVNEPEALPISRRSLAQLRSRLK, encoded by the coding sequence ATGTCTACTCAGGAAATCACGGCGGTTATTGTTGACGACGAACGCATGGCCAGGAAGATGCTGCGCACCTTGCTGGCCGAACATCCCCACGTCCAGGTTGTTGGCGAAGCGTCAAATATTACCCAGGCCATCGAAGTCATTCGTGAAACCAGCCCCGAAGTCGTTTTTCTCGACATTCAAATGCCGGGCGCTTCGGGGTTTGAGTTGTTGAATCAGATTGAAGTCACGTTCAAAGTGATTTTTGTCACCGCCTTTGACAACTTTGCCTTGAGAGCCTTTGAAGTCAACGCCTTACACTATTTGCTCAAACCCGTGGAACCCGAAGCCTTAGCCCAGGCCATCCACCGGTTGACACCCCAGTTCGTTGCGGAAAGTGTAGTCCCAGAGTCAGTGGAAACCCGACTTCAGGCCGATGATCCGATTTTGCTGACATCCGGTGAACGCCAGCATCTGGTGAAAATCAGTGCGATTAAGGTCATCCACGCCGAACGCGAATATTCCAACGTCGTCACTCGCGACGGGCAGCGATTTCTGATGCGCAAGTCCATGTCAGACTGGGAAGCCAAGTTGAGCGATGTTGGATTTGTGCGGATTCACCGGTCGGTGATTATCAACCCGGATTTTATTGACCGGCTTGAAAAAGACGAAGCCGGGAATTATCAGGCATTTCTGGTCAACGAACCCGAAGCCCTTCCAATCAGCCGCCGGTCACTGGCTCAATTGCGCTCAAGGCTAAAATGA